The DNA window GAGCTCCCTGTTGATGATCCTGACATCCTTGACAGGTTCCCTGTCGGGCAGGTCTGACATGTCGACCATATGCAGTAGGAGCCTCGTTCTCTCCACGTGCTGCAGGAACCTGTCTCCGAGCCCATGCCCCTCGTGAGCTCCCTCGATGAGACCCGGGATATCAGCCACCACGAATGAGTCGTAGTATCCATGGCTGCCCACGCTTACGACCCCGAGATGAGGAGTCAATGTCGTAAAGGGATAATCGGCAATCTTCGGGTGCGCTGAGGAGATCTTCGAGATTAGAGTGCTCTTCCCCACGTTGGGGTATCCGATGAGTCCGACATCGGCAATGAGTTTGAGCTCGAGTATCAGATAGAACTCCTCCCCTTCTCTCCCGGATTCAGCATATTTAGGCGCTCTGTTTGTGGAAGTGGCGAAGGAGGCATTTCCCTTTCCTCCTCTTCCACCCTTTGCAGCAATGAATCGGTCCCCCTCTTCTTGAAGATCGGCGAGAAGAGAAATTTTATCCGCATCATA is part of the Acidobacteriota bacterium genome and encodes:
- the obgE gene encoding GTPase ObgE, translated to MFIDHAKIYVKGGRGGNGCISFRKEKYVPRGGPDGGNGGNGGSVILEASKSVSNLNAFRFHQHFKAERGRHGKGKRMDGSSGEDLIVMLPPGTQVYDADKISLLADLQEEGDRFIAAKGGRGGKGNASFATSTNRAPKYAESGREGEEFYLILELKLIADVGLIGYPNVGKSTLISKISSAHPKIADYPFTTLTPHLGVVSVGSHGYYDSFVVADIPGLIEGAHEGHGLGDRFLQHVERTRLLLHMVDMSDLPDREPVKDVRIINRELRKYSPSLRRKPQIIVASKIDVLQNKDKMNRLKKYCSEKKLDLIPISSITGEGLNTLLKTTLKRLKEI